The genomic stretch GAAGAGCTTTTCGCTCCGCCATGACCGGTGAAGTGCGTCGCGACTCATCGGGATTCGGGTTCCCACAAATAAAGAAAGCAAATCTCATCCGACCCCCGGACCGTTTCGTACACCCGGAAGACCGGCCGGATATTGGGCGGGGGAAATCGGAAAGGGAGATCGGTCAGCAACAACAGCGGGGTTTGCGCGATGTCCTGCCGCGACAGCATTTGCAGGGCCTCCTCATGGGTCATGGCGTGGGCCTTGACATGCCGGGTGTCCTGCCGCACGTAGGTCGCCCACTCGCCGATCCCGATGTACCAGAATTTCTTTCCCGGGAAGTAGGGCGCGATGGAACTCAAGTTCCCGTAACGATGGACCGCGATCGGATACCCGGCCAGGCCCTCCCGGATGATGTATTCCGCCATGCGCCGCGTCCCGGAAAAGTCATACGTCCGGTCCATGGCGTGCATCTTCCACGCCTGCCACAGGGAGAACGCCAGGCCCGCATTCAGGGCCCAAAGAAAAAGTTTCGAACGGCGCTTGAAATCCGGCAGGCGCGGAATGCGCCAGCGCCTGGCCTCCTCGTACGATTCCGCCACCCACAGGACAAACACCCATCCCAGGATAAACAGGCCGGCATGCCGCGAAGCCGCGGTGGTCCGCCAGATCAGGAGGCACATCCCGACCAGGTGTACGGCCGCCAGCCACAAGCCCATCGGCCGGGTCAACAGCGCAAAGAAAAGCAGCAGCACAATCGCCAGGGCAACCGGGGTCAGTATGGCTCGGAAAGCCTGCCCTCCAGGGAAAAACGCGGTCAGGATGCCCGTCAGGATCTCGGCCGGTTGGCTGGCCCACGCCAGCGAACCGGCATGCAGGTTGTCCGCCGGCGCGCGGAACCAGTCGAACTGCCACGCCAGCGCCAGTGCGCCCGCGGCCATGAGCGCCAGCGCCAGCACGTGCCCGGCGTCCCCCCGGCGCCCGCGCCATGTTTCCCAGGCGAAGGCCGCGGACAGCGCCCCCGCCAGGGGCACCATGAAAAGATTGCTGCTGAACATCAGGGCGATCAGCGCGCCGTGCAGCCAGGGCCGGGCATGCCGTTCGGGATACCGCCACGCAATCAGGAACAGCAGGAGAAGGCCCGCGGCATAGATACGGCTTTCGATCGCGTACATCCAGACCATCCAGAAGGAAAAGACCAGAAGGCCGCGCGTGAGCCGGGGGAACGGCGCGAAGCGCAGGACCAGGAACGCGCTGGCGATGGCGATCACGCCGTGCAGAAGCCCCATGGTGGAATACGGCAATCCCAGCCGTGCCAGCGGCCGGATCATCAGGTACCACAAGCCGGGGTGTCCCTGGTAATTCAACTGGGACCCCATCTCGACCAATGAGGCGTCCCGGTTGATCAGCCACGTCTGTGCCTCGTCGCGCCACGGCTCGTGGACCCGGATCGTCCCCAGCACCAGCCAGGCGTACAGCACCGTCAGCAGCAGGGCGAAAACCTCCTCGCGGCGCCAGAACGGGGATTCGCTCTCTTTCATGACCCGGCGCGATTACACGAACCGCCCCTTGAAAATCCGGAGCAGCGAGCCCAGTACCGAGGCGATGTTCTTGGGCTTGAACGCGGACGTCGGGCCCGAGGCGCGGTCGAAGTTGTGAATCTTGACTTCCAGGTACGTCACCTCGGGGTTGTTCAGCACGCGGCAGAGCAGTTCCGCCTGGTACCCCAGGCCGTAGGTCGGCACGCGATACTTCACCACGTTGGCCGTGCGGTGCAGGACCAGCCCGTTAAAGTAGCGCAGTTCGTGCCCGCTCAACAGCCGGACGAGCTTCGCGAAGCAGACGGAGAGAAACCGCCGCGCGAAGTTCCGGTGGTCGCAGTTGAATTTCCGGCTGAACAGCCGCGTCCCGTAGTACGGCACGATGATGTCCGCCAGGCCCAGCAGCTTCATGACGTGCTTGATCTGGTCCTTCGGCACGGCGTTGTCGCCGTGGACGATCAGGTAGTAGTCGCCCCGCCCCTTCTCCGCGCCGCGGAAGTAGTTCACCCCGATGCCCTGGTTCTTCTCGTTGGCCACCAGCTCGAACTGGCCCTGAAGCCCGTTCTTCTCGATGTAGTCGCGGATGACCTGGACGGAGTCATCCTTCGAGGCGTCGTCGTAGATCAGCACCTCGTACGTGTGCGGGAACAGCGCCATGGTCGTGCGGATCGTGTCCAGGGCCTGGGTCACGAGGTCCCGCTCGTTGAAACAGGTCACCATGACCGTGACGTCGATCTTGTCCTTCTTCTCCGTTGTTTCCATGGGTTACCTCGTCTCCCGGCGCACGCGCTCCTGCAGATCCTTCAGGTAGTCCTCGACCGCAGCCCCCTGCCCATCCTCCGGCGCCCAGGCCGGAAACGCCGTGTCGCACCGGTTGAACGGGCCGTTGGTGACTTCCTTGAAAACCAGGTGCGGCGTGTAGATCAACAGGGTGTGATAGACCGGCTCCGCCAGGCGATAGTAAAACGGCAGGCCCGACCCATACGGCCCCATCCGGATCACCCGCGCGGTCCCGCCCCGCTCGTCGAACATCACCATGTCCGCCTCGCCCTCGATGACGTGGAACGATTCGATCCGCGTCAGGTGCTTGTGCGGCCGCACGTAGGTCATGTGCGCGTGCACAATAAGCATCTCGTGGATCGGCTCGCCGGGATCCTCGTGCGCGCAGATCCGGATCCGGCGGCGCGGGTTGAGGTCCGCCTGCCGCTTGAGATCCTCCACGAAGGCGCGGTCCAGCACCACCGGCCGCTCGGCCGGGTACAGCACCTCGTCGTTGAACTTCCGGGTCTTCACGGGTTCCCCTACGCGCTACGGCCCACAGGATAGAGGGCTGGCTACCGGGGCACAACGTAAAACATCACAGCGAAGTACTGCGCCATCGAGGCGGCGAGCACGAACAAGTGCCAGATGGCGTGGTGGTACGGGATGCGCTTGAACAGGTACAGCACCGCCCCGCCGGTATAGAGCAGCCCGCCGGAAGCCAGCAGGATCATGCCGCCGGACGGCAAAGCGCGGGCCAGCGGGCGGATGGCGATCACGATCATCCACCCCATCGCCACGTAAATCGCCGTGGAGGCGTAGTGGAACCGGCCGGTGAAAAAGAGCTTCAGGATGATGCCAACCAGCGCCAGGCCCCAGACCACGCCGAACAGGCTCCAGCCCCACGGTCCGCGCAGGTTGACCAGCATGAACGGCGTGTACGAGCCCGCGATCAGCAGGTAGATCGAGGCGTGGTCCAGCACCCGGAAGACGCGCTTCACCCGGGGATTCGAGAAGCTGTGGTAGAGCGTCGAGGCCAGGAAAAGAAGGATCAGCGTCGCCCCGTAGACGCTGCAGCTCGTCACGTGCCACGCGTTGCCCCGGAGCGCCGCGAACGACACCAGCACCGCCAGCCCCGCCACGGCCAGCGCCGCGCTGATCCCGTGCGTCAGGCTGTTCGCCAGCTCGTGGCCCCGCGAATAGCGCGAGGCATGGAATGATCCCTCGGCATGCACGACGCACAGAGTAGCATGGTTTTCCGATGTTTGGAAAAATTCGCGCCGTTTTTTCCAATGATTGGAAACTTCTCGTAGGGGCGCCGCTCGCCGGCGCCCGCCGTCTTCACGGCAGAGAAAGCACGTACCCCTTGGGCGTGCTTTCCCACTCGTTGATGTAATGGGTGTCCGCCTGCAAAAGGACGAGCCGGTTCCCTCGCACGCTGGCCTTGACCTCGGCAATCGGCAGGCCGGTGAAAAAGCTATAGTGCGTTTCCGTTGCCGAACCCGGCAGGCGCTCGGTCAGCAGCACGGCTTCGGCGGGGACCAGGTTCCAGGGGTCGCGCTCGCCGCGGTAGACCTCCATCACCTCGTCCGGGTCATAGATAAATGCCTGCAGCGCGTAGCCCTCGGCGTGGTAGGAGTTTCCTTGCCAGTACGGATCGGGATAGCCCGGCCCGGCGTTGCCCAGGCCGTACCAGGTCTGGCCGAGCCCCCGGTACACGAAACAGAGCACGCCATGGCGGGTTTCCGTCTCGATCCACTTCATGTCGGTGGCCTTGTTCCCGACCCACCAGGTCTCGTTGGCCGGGCGGTTGGCCACCCACCAGGCGCTCGTCGCGTTCGAGCAGCGCACGGTCGGCCCCTGGCGCGCCTCGTCCGGATGGTAGATCAGCGTCGCGGCCCGAACCCGTCCGTTCGTGACCGCGGAATTGATCGCGAACAGGTTCGGGCCCCAGCGGCCCAGCGCGCCGCCCGACGAGATGCCCTCCAGGCCGGAAAGGTAGGCATAGCCCGCATCCCGCAGGGCCTGCGGCGCCTCGCTCAAGTAGCCTCCCACGCAGGAATGATGCGCGTACTCGTTGCTGACGCTCCACAGGCCGGAAGCCGTCCCGCTCCCGCCCACCACGCCCTCGTAATAGCCCTGCGTCTGCCAGTCCACGGACGCGGCGTTGTACCACTGGTACTTGGTGAAGCGAATCCGCCCTTCGAGCGGCAGCAGCCCCCCCACCTGAAGATCGCCCAATTCGCCGCCCCCCCAACCGTCGGGCACCAGTCCGCCCGTGATGTCGGTCCATCCGCCGACGAGCGTCCCCTCGCGCCCGTCGAGAATGGCCGGCAGTTGCACCTGGGCCTGACGGTCATAGTACGGGTGGCCGACGACCAGCAGGTTGCCGTTGGTCAACTGGGCATGCACGCCGGAGGAATAACTGAACCGGTAGTCGCCCGATTCCGCCAGGGGAACGCCGAAAGTTCCGGCGAACCCGGCCTCCAGGTCCGCCCAGGTGAGCAGGCTCCTCGATCGCCTCATCCGGAAGAACGCGCGCGGCATCGCGCCCGCGTCCACGGTCCAGCCGACGGCGCCATCCACGCGGGCCGTCCGGGTGCTGTCGGCGATGTCCGCGAACGGCTGGCGCGGGTCCGCGGTGTACTGGACGATGCACCGTTCGCCGACCGGCGCCCGGCCGTCTAGCCGGACCAGTCCTGAACTCACGACCCCGAAGTTGGTGATCTCCAGGTCAGCCTGCCCCCAGACCGCCAGCGCCCGAAAGAGCGTGGCGGCGGCCGCCATCCAGAATGTGCAACGCTTGATTCGCATAGGCATGCCTTTCCACAGCATATTACATGCCGTCCCACGCGCTTTCACGGTAAGCGTCGGCCTTTCCGCATGCTTTATCTCATCCTGCTATTTTTCGATTCCACGAGACAAGCCGGCGGCATGCCACGACCACACCGCGGGACAGGGAACTAGTAAACAGGAGAACACGATGAACCGGTTGCTGAAAACACTAATTCTAGCCGTGATGGTCGCCGGTGCGACATCGGCGTCGGCAGCGTCCACCGTCCGGCTGGTTTACGCGACACCCTATGACGTCAGCAGCCTGGAGGGCGCCGTGGGGGACCCCCTGTACACGCACCTCCGCGCGCATGTGAAAACCTCCCGCCATGCCGGGGGGACGTGGAAAGTGGCCGTACACTACGAGACCAGCCCCTCCCTGCCCTGGGCCACGGCGACCATGTCGCGGTGGGGCCATCACGGCACACATTCCATGTACGACGTCCGCATTCCGCGCGCCCCCTTGCGTTTCTTCATCCGGGCGACGTGGACCGGCAAGATCAACGGTCTGCTCGTGACCCGGGTGTACCAGGACAACAATGACGGCGCGCACTACTACGTGGAGCCGCACGGGGACGGGACGGCCGGCGCCGTGGGCGGCTATGTAGGGTTCATCAACGCCCGCAGTGAAGCGGTCCTCGTGGAGCGCGCCCGGGTCCCGTCGCGCCTGGCCCTTTTTGATCAGTATGTCTGCGGGGCTTTCGTGGTGCAGGCGACCTCGCGCCGGCACGTCACCGGGGTCCGCCTGACGACGAATGACTGGCGGACGTCCACTGACGCCGACCTGGTCTACGGCAACCTGGACATCAGCGGTGGCTGCGGGAGCGAACTGGCGCGGCTCTACCTGTTTGAACATCGCGTCCAGAGCCGCGTCGCCAAGCCGACGCTCCCGGTCACGTTGAAGGTCCGCTACATGGATCAGGACACCGGCGAGGAGTATTGGGACGACAACTTCGGGCAGTGCTACACCGTTCGTGCCGGCGAAATCGTCGAGTAACCCGCGTTTCGACCGCGCAGTGGAAAGAAGAGAGGCCCCTCGGGGCCTCTCTTGGGGTCCGCGTGCAACCGGATTATTCCACGTCAATCCGGTAGAAGAACACCTGGCCGTTGGTCCCCACCATGGAATCCAGGTAGGTGTTCTCCGGCGGGGTCGCCTCGATGTGCTCGCTGATGGGAGCGAACCCTGCGCCGCGAACCAAGCTGGCCGCCCGCCGGATCGTGTAGAGCCGGTTGGATTCCGAGCCCCAGGTCAGGAGGAATCCCGCGCCCGAAGCCTCGCCGCCCGGCGGGATCAACGCGGTCGCCGACAGGTAGGAGGTGTCGTCGTTGGGATCGGTGCCCGAACGCCACTCGTCGTAGTTGGGGATCCCGTCCCCGTCCTCGTCGCCCCCGGCGTCGTCCGGGTCGTCGGGATCCAGCCCGTGGTCGTCTTCCCACCCGTTCGGCATGCCGTCCTCATCGCCGTCCAGCCACAGGTTGACGGAGAAGCTCGCGAAGTTGTTGTTCGTCTCGAAGTCCAGCACCAGCTGCGTCTCGTCCGTGTTCATCGTGTAGGCCGACTCGCCCTCCGGCTGCGTGCCGGCCGGCAGGTCGAACACCACCTCGACGCTCTGGCCGGGATCCAGGGGCAACACCTCGACCGTGGCCAGGGGTTCGTTGGTGTTCCCCTCCCGCCGGATCGCCAGCACCGTGTGGGTCGGGACCGGGTCGCCGAGATTCTGCACCGCGGCGAACACGCGCAGGGCGCCGTTCGTCTCGGCGTCGGCCTGCCGCAGCGTGACGGACAGGTCCGAGCCGCCGGCGGCGACGACCTGGGTGTTGTTGTTCTCCGAGAACTCCGTGAACAGCCGATCCGGGTTGGCCACCGCGGTGAAGACGAGGTTCGTGCCGGGCTCCGGGACCACCCAGTCGGCGGACAGCACGGAGGTGGTCGCCGCCCCCTCCAGCCAGCCCTCGTGGCCCACGGTGGCGATCCGCACGCCGCCCGCCGCCGGGTCGCCGTTGTAGAACGCGACCTCCGCGTTGGTTACGGCGATGTCGCCGACGTTGCGCAGGATCGCCGAGAGGGTGAGCACGTCGCCGGGCAGGAAGTTGGCCCCGGCCACGGTGAATTCGTTGGACTGGATCGCCACGTCGGTGATCAGCGCGCGCTTCGTCACCGACACGCTCACGGCGCCCGGCTGCGGCACGTTGGAGACGGTGACCCAGTCGCCGCCCTCCGACTGCACCTCGACGTTGGTCGTGTAGATGTCCACCACGTTGTACGCGACGGTCAGGTTGCCGACGTTGTCCCAGACCGGGGCGAACGACCGCTCGAGCGCCGCGTTGTTGAACAGGGTGATGTCCTTGCTCCAGGTGTCGGACGCGGGGTCATAGACGGTCACGTGGGCATCCGACCCGTTGGTCGTCATCTCCTGCCACAGAAGGACCAGGTTGCCCTGCGGCCCGTAGGTCATGGCGAAATCGCCGAAGCCCAGGCCCGCGGAATCTGGCCGGACGAGCTTGGTGTCCGTCGCGAAGTTCAGCGAGGACACGAGGTTGGATTCCTGCTGCCAGACCATGTGCACGTCGCCGGCCGGCGACACGGCGACGCGGACGTTCTTGTCCGCCAGGCCGTTGCTAGTGCAGCGCAACGGGTCGGACCATGTCCCGTTGGTCCAGACCAGGACCAAGATCTCCTGGTCGGTCTCGTCCAGGAGGTCGCCGTCGGCGTCGGCCGACCAGGCGAAGACGGCCCGGTTGCTCCCCGCGGAAAGGCTCATCGAATTGGCGCGGTCCAGGTTGCTCACGAGCACCTCGGGCGAACTCCATTCCTGGCCGGCGGCGCTCCAGCGCGACCACACGATCGTGTCGCTCTGCGTCCAGCTCGTCTCCACGCCGACCAGGTAGTTCGACGGGTTCACCGCCCAGGTCGCCAGCAGGTCGCCGTCCTGCAGCGGGCCCGCGAGCAGCGGGACGTGGTCCAGCCAGGTGTTCGTGGTCAGGGTCATGGGATCCGCCCACAGCCCGGTCGCGTGATCCCACTTTGACCACGCGATCTCCATCTCCGCCGCCAGCGCGGTGGGGTCGGCGTTCGTGAAATCGGGATCGCCGACCCGCTCCCACAGGGCCAGGGCGTCGCCGTTCCCGTCGAACACGACCTGCGGGCTGAACTCGGCGCGCGTGTCCGTCGCCATCGAGGTGGGCGCGCTCCAGTTCCACCCGTCGTACCGCGACCAGCGGATGTCGGTGTACTGCAGGTCGTTGGTGGTCTCGTTGTCGGCCACGTAGAGCAGCATCAGGT from Kiritimatiellia bacterium encodes the following:
- a CDS encoding glycosyltransferase is translated as METTEKKDKIDVTVMVTCFNERDLVTQALDTIRTTMALFPHTYEVLIYDDASKDDSVQVIRDYIEKNGLQGQFELVANEKNQGIGVNYFRGAEKGRGDYYLIVHGDNAVPKDQIKHVMKLLGLADIIVPYYGTRLFSRKFNCDHRNFARRFLSVCFAKLVRLLSGHELRYFNGLVLHRTANVVKYRVPTYGLGYQAELLCRVLNNPEVTYLEVKIHNFDRASGPTSAFKPKNIASVLGSLLRIFKGRFV
- a CDS encoding WbuC family cupin fold metalloprotein; its protein translation is MKTRKFNDEVLYPAERPVVLDRAFVEDLKRQADLNPRRRIRICAHEDPGEPIHEMLIVHAHMTYVRPHKHLTRIESFHVIEGEADMVMFDERGGTARVIRMGPYGSGLPFYYRLAEPVYHTLLIYTPHLVFKEVTNGPFNRCDTAFPAWAPEDGQGAAVEDYLKDLQERVRRETR
- a CDS encoding hemolysin III family protein; translation: MHAEGSFHASRYSRGHELANSLTHGISAALAVAGLAVLVSFAALRGNAWHVTSCSVYGATLILLFLASTLYHSFSNPRVKRVFRVLDHASIYLLIAGSYTPFMLVNLRGPWGWSLFGVVWGLALVGIILKLFFTGRFHYASTAIYVAMGWMIVIAIRPLARALPSGGMILLASGGLLYTGGAVLYLFKRIPYHHAIWHLFVLAASMAQYFAVMFYVVPR